tttttcgttcAGTTCCGCCTGCCCATCGTTATCACCACTCACTGCCTGCCTTGTTCCAATTTTCAGTGTCTGTTTCAGTTAGTTCGTGATCCTTGACAGTAGAACAGCTATTCTACTGGTATTCTGTGGCCTGTAAGAAAGACTTTGGATTCAttcaaggagggaagggaggcacATCTGGGAAAGGGTAGAAAGCATGCTGTTCCCAACCCACTCCTAGGCCTGTGCTCCCCATTTAGAGACTAATAGGCTGCTTAGACTGTTATCTCCACCTtaaaatagtttgctttttttttttctttttctttttttggtagaaCTTGGGAAATGTGGGAGATGGGGAAAGGGTTGTATTCTTACTCGACCACTGAAGTATGTTTGGGGAAGGTTGCTGTTGCCTGTCACCTTCGTCTAATCCTGTGTGGTGACTTTCAGTCTCAGATTAAAAATTCCGTGTTTCCTGTGAGGCATGTTATACCAAGTTGGGCTGCATAACTcacctttgtttttttccttccctttccttctttatccccttttttgcttttctcctccaGCTGTGCTTCCTGTGTCTTCAGCCTTGAGTGTCACTGCTGCCCTAGGGCAGCCTGaatctgcccttccccctccttgcTCCCTGGCCCCCCAACAATGCCCTCTGGCAACCCCTAACCAGCCTTCCccattcctttctccctctaGTATTGTCTCAACCCCTTTTGAAGCTCCCTTCTCCCAGTCGTCCTCTGGAACAGCCCTGCCTTTGGGAGTTGGTCCTTCCCCCACTGACACCCCAACTTTCCTACCAAACCTAATAGGGCCTCCCATCTCCCCAGCTGCCTTAGCTCTGGCCTCTCCCATGATAACTCCAACTGTGAAAGGTGCCCATTCCTCTTCAGCTCCCTTGGCTCTGGTGGCCTTGGCTCCCCACTCAGTTCAGAAGAGCTCTGCTTATCCTCTTAACCCTCTTAGTTCACCTCCTTTGATTGCTATGGCTGAGTCCGGGTCAGTGACGTCTCTGTCAACTCCCATTGCTTCCTTGGAACCAAAGACCTCTCCTGTTCAAGCCCCCCTGCGAGTAAGCCCTAATCCAAAAGGCACCCCCATCCCTCCAGGTATAGTCAGTGCTGTTCCTTCCCAGTTTGGAACTCCCTTGGCCTCTGTTCAGTCTGGAGTAGCCTCGTGTCCTCAAATGCCATCCGCCACTCCCCCAGCCATCACTCCCCCTCAGTTCAAAGACATGCCTATTTCCTCAGCTCTGACTTCTACGAAAAACCCTGAAAGCCTCAGCCTAGAGGGACCCCTTAGTTCACCGGCTGCATTATCGCTTTCAACCCAGTCTGTAACTGTGGCTCCCAGCGTCCCTCCAGTTTCCCTCACTTCTCTAGGATCTCATCTTGCACCTTTACATCAGAGTTCTCTTGGTTCTCCTATTCGGCCCTTAGGTCAAACAGGCCCTAATGTTCTGTCAAATCCTCAGGTGGATACCATTTCTGCAGATCATTCTCCTGTAGGGGCCTCTAACCCTTCTCAGAGATCTGTAATTCCTCCACTTCCTTCCAGAAATGAGGGGGTTCCAGCTTCCCCTCTGGCTCTTTCTGTTGAGAAAGACCTCTCTGCCGTCACTGACATAGCCTCCTTCAGCCCTTCTGGCTCATCAAATGTAGCTGCCTCTTCTCCATTGTCTCCTACAGCCTCTCTCATTCTCAAAGGCTCTCCTAATGCCACTCATCATCAGCCTTTGGTGGCCCaaattcctcctcctccagggagtCCAAGCTTGAAAGAAGCTCCTGTTTGTGCTGTTGGAGCCATCCCATTTGTTATGACTAACCCCTCTACAATTTCTGCAGCACCTACTACCTTTGAGGTAGCTTCTGGTATGTCTCCTCCAATTTCATCAGGTCCCATAAGTAGTAAGGACTCAGCTTCCTCAATTATGGCTCCTGTGGCTCCCAAAGAGTTTTCTACTCCTCAAGTAACCCCTCTGGGAATACCAGTCCTCCCTCCTGTGTCATCCTCTGAGAACCCCAAAAGTCTCCCTGCATCAGCATTGGTAAAGTTACCAACCCAAAAAGATACCCAAACTGAACCTCCGTCTCCTGTTAAAGGAGCTCCTTTTACACCAGCACAGGCAGGACTCACTACCAAGAAAGACTCTACTCTAATACCATTGGCCCTGGCAGCCCCTAAGAatcccccctctccccaaagtACATCATCATCTCTGGAGATAGCTCGTTCTCCTGAAGGCACCTTAGCAAAGAAAAGCCTTGTAGAGCCTCTCCCTGTAGTTACGCCAGCCGGTACTGTTCCCTCTCCTCTGGGCGTTAACTCCCCAACCTCTGTAATCAAGACAGATCCTTGTGCAAGCCCAGACCCCACTAGTCTGCTTCTCAAAAGTTCTCTCACTACCCCAAACATAGCTACATTTGCTTTGGAacgtgctgctgctgctggggtggCTCCTGCGATTACCAAAGCTACCTCCACTCCTGCTACTACGGCCAGCCCTTTTCTAGGAGATGTCTCTTCAGCTCATAAAAACCACCCAGATAAGAAGGGTAGTTCCACTCTTACTGTTTTACCTTTGGTTCCTCCAGCCTCTGAAAGTTGCCCTGTGGCTCCAACTGTGACTTTATCCCCCCAGAATGTTTCTGCTTTTCCAGCTGCCATGGCGCTAGCCCCTGAAATTTCCAAGTCCGaaccctttccctctgttcctcctcaaGGTGCAAAGAAAGTTCACAGTATTTCTCATACCTCGGCATTGGCGCCTGTGGCTTCCTCTCCTGAAGGGCACCCGGCCAAGGACTCTGGTGCTTCTGTTAATGCATCTTCTGAAGGAACTTCCTCAGCTGACTCTCCATCTCCTTTAGGGACTAGTGTGTCTCCTCAAACTAAAAGACATCCAACCAAGAATGGTTCAGCTCCTTCTACTACCTTaactctttctcctctttcaaaaAGTGTTCCTGCTATCCCTGATACTCCTGCTGCAAATCACTCATCCCCTGTTTCTCCAGTTGAAGCTTCCTTTCTTCCAGAGACCAGTCTTTCTTTTCAAGTCCCTAAAGGGTCACTGGCCAAGAagcattcccccactccctcccctaaAGAGactccagttaccccatctcccaaaGAGGCCTTCACTACCCCAGCTGTGgttccttcctcccccaaaagaaccccagctactccatctcccaaAGGGACCCCCACTGCCTCAGCTgtggctccttcctcccccaaagGGGATCCAGTgactccttcctctcccaaaGAGTCCCAAGCGGCTCCAGCCACCAAAAGAGCcccagctactccatctcccaaAGGGACCCCCACTGCCCCACCTgtggctcctccctcccccaaagggGGCCCAGGAACCCCATCCCCTGAAGAGACCTCCACTCCCCCAGCTAGgactccttcctcccccaaagaGTCCCCCGCTACCCAGTCTTCCAGAGGGGCCTCCACTGCCCCAGCTgtggctcctccctctcccaaagAGGGCCAAGCAACGCCATCTCCCAAAGAGACCTCCACTCCCCCAGTTATgactccttcctcccccaaaaaGTCCCCAGCTATCCAGTCTCCCAGAGGGAACCCCATTgcagctcctccctcccccaatgACTCTCAAGCAACTCCAGCACCCAAAAGAACCCCAGCTATTCCATCTCCCAAAGGGGCCCCCACTGCCTCACCGggggctcctccctcccctaAAGGGGGCCAAGCAACCCCATCCCCTGAAGAGACCTCCACTCCCCCAGCTATgactccttcctcccccaaaaaGTCCCCAGCTGCCCAACCTCACAGTGGGGGCTCCACCTCCCAAGctgtgccccctccctctcccaaagAGTCCCAAGCAACTCCAGCCCTCAAAAGAGCcccagctactccatctcccagAGGGGCCCCCACTGCCCCAGCtgtggcccctccctcccccaaagagTCCCCAGCTACCCAATCTCCCAAAAGAGCCCCAGCTgtagcttctccctcccccaaaggGGGCCAAGCAACCCCATCCCCTAAAGAGACCTCCACTCCCCCAGCTatggcttcttcctcccccaaaaaGTCCCCAGCTGCCCAACCTCCCAGTGGGGCCCCCACCTCCCAAGCTgtgcctcctccctctcccaaagAGTCCCAAGCAACTCTGGCCCCCAAAAGAGCCCCAGTAACTCCATCTCCCAAAGGGGCCCCCACTGCCCCATCTgtggctcctccctcctccaaagGGGGCCCAGGTACCCCATCCTCTAAAGAGACCTCCACTCCCCCAGCTATgactccttcctcccccaaagaGTCCCCAGCTACTCAACCTCCCAGAGGGGCCTCCACCCCCCAAGCTatggctccttcctctcccaaagAGTCCCAAGCAACTCCACTCCCCAAAAGATCCCCAGCTACCCCACCTCCCAAAGGGGCCTCCACTGCTCCAGCTgtggctcctccctcccccaaaaagtCCCAAGCAACTCCAACCCCCAAAAGAGCTCCAGCAACTCCATCTCCCAAAGGGGGCCAAGCAACCCCATCCCCTAAAGAGACCTCCACTGCCCCAGCTGTGGCTCCTTCCTCCCCAAGAGAGTCCCCAACTACCCAGTCTCCCAGAGGGAACCCCATTGCAGCTCCTCCCTCCCCTAAAGAGTCTCAAGCAACTCCAGCCCCCAAAAGAACTccagctactccatctcccaaAGGGGCCTCCACTGCCCCAGCTgtggctcctccctcccccaaagggGGCCCAGCAACCCCATCCCCTAAAGAGACTTCCACTCCCCCAGCAATGACTCTTTCCTCAAAGAAAGCCCCAGCTGCCCCATCTCTCAAAGGGTCCCTTACTCCCTCAGCTGTGACTCCTTCCTCCCACAAAGAGTCTCCGGCAACTCCAGCCCCCAAAGGGGCTTCCACTCCCCCAGCTGTGACTCTTTCCTCCCCCAAAGAGTCTCCGGCATCCCCAGCCCCCAAAGGGACCTCAGCAACTCCATCCTCCAAAAGAACCCCAGGAGGAACCCCATCCTCCAAAGGAGCCTCGGCAACTCCGTCCCCCAAGAGAACCCCAGCTACCCCATCCAAAGGTGCCCCCACTCCCTCATCTGAGATTTCTCCCTCACCCAAAGAGGCCCCTACTTCTCCAGGTTCAGTCACATGTCCCTTGGGGTCCATTGCCCCTCAGGCTTCTAAAGGCCTACCAGCAAAGAAA
This Ursus arctos isolate Adak ecotype North America unplaced genomic scaffold, UrsArc2.0 scaffold_21, whole genome shotgun sequence DNA region includes the following protein-coding sequences:
- the NACA gene encoding nascent polypeptide-associated complex subunit alpha isoform X1; the encoded protein is MLYQVGLHNSPLFFSFPFLLYPLFCFSPPAVLPVSSALSVTAALGQPESALPPPCSLAPQQCPLATPNQPSPFLSPSSIVSTPFEAPFSQSSSGTALPLGVGPSPTDTPTFLPNLIGPPISPAALALASPMITPTVKGAHSSSAPLALVALAPHSVQKSSAYPLNPLSSPPLIAMAESGSVTSLSTPIASLEPKTSPVQAPLRVSPNPKGTPIPPGIVSAVPSQFGTPLASVQSGVASCPQMPSATPPAITPPQFKDMPISSALTSTKNPESLSLEGPLSSPAALSLSTQSVTVAPSVPPVSLTSLGSHLAPLHQSSLGSPIRPLGQTGPNVLSNPQVDTISADHSPVGASNPSQRSVIPPLPSRNEGVPASPLALSVEKDLSAVTDIASFSPSGSSNVAASSPLSPTASLILKGSPNATHHQPLVAQIPPPPGSPSLKEAPVCAVGAIPFVMTNPSTISAAPTTFEVASGMSPPISSGPISSKDSASSIMAPVAPKEFSTPQVTPLGIPVLPPVSSSENPKSLPASALVKLPTQKDTQTEPPSPVKGAPFTPAQAGLTTKKDSTLIPLALAAPKNPPSPQSTSSSLEIARSPEGTLAKKSLVEPLPVVTPAGTVPSPLGVNSPTSVIKTDPCASPDPTSLLLKSSLTTPNIATFALERAAAAGVAPAITKATSTPATTASPFLGDVSSAHKNHPDKKGSSTLTVLPLVPPASESCPVAPTVTLSPQNVSAFPAAMALAPEISKSEPFPSVPPQGAKKVHSISHTSALAPVASSPEGHPAKDSGASVNASSEGTSSADSPSPLGTSVSPQTKRHPTKNGSAPSTTLTLSPLSKSVPAIPDTPAANHSSPVSPVEASFLPETSLSFQVPKGSLAKKHSPTPSPKETPVTPSPKEAFTTPAVVPSSPKRTPATPSPKGTPTASAVAPSSPKGDPVTPSSPKESQAAPATKRAPATPSPKGTPTAPPVAPPSPKGGPGTPSPEETSTPPARTPSSPKESPATQSSRGASTAPAVAPPSPKEGQATPSPKETSTPPVMTPSSPKKSPAIQSPRGNPIAAPPSPNDSQATPAPKRTPAIPSPKGAPTASPGAPPSPKGGQATPSPEETSTPPAMTPSSPKKSPAAQPHSGGSTSQAVPPPSPKESQATPALKRAPATPSPRGAPTAPAVAPPSPKESPATQSPKRAPAVASPSPKGGQATPSPKETSTPPAMASSSPKKSPAAQPPSGAPTSQAVPPPSPKESQATLAPKRAPVTPSPKGAPTAPSVAPPSSKGGPGTPSSKETSTPPAMTPSSPKESPATQPPRGASTPQAMAPSSPKESQATPLPKRSPATPPPKGASTAPAVAPPSPKKSQATPTPKRAPATPSPKGGQATPSPKETSTAPAVAPSSPRESPTTQSPRGNPIAAPPSPKESQATPAPKRTPATPSPKGASTAPAVAPPSPKGGPATPSPKETSTPPAMTLSSKKAPAAPSLKGSLTPSAVTPSSHKESPATPAPKGASTPPAVTLSSPKESPASPAPKGTSATPSSKRTPGGTPSSKGASATPSPKRTPATPSKGAPTPSSEISPSPKEAPTSPGSVTCPLGSIAPQASKGLPAKKGSTALKAGLVAPAPESAPVITPPSEKGPLAKKNSASSPPVCPDPSAKNGTKGPLSTMAPGPLTVSAQKGSSKTPKTLPVSPLKSKESFHSPKSPLTLPLESVTSTPLATASSEKVLPKAGSASVPPAPTPSVSLPLAPSPVAPVLPKQQFLPSSPGLVLESPCKPSAPADEDELPPLIPPEPISGGVPFQSVLVNMPTPKPAGIPAPTPSAKQPVLKNNKGSGTESDSDESVPELEEQDSTQATTQQAQLAAAAEIDEEPVSKAKQSRSEKKARKAMSKLGLRQVTGVTRVTIRKSKNILFVITKPDVYKSPASDTYIVFGEAKIEDLSQQAQLAAAEKFKVQGEAVSNIQENTQTPTVQEESEEEEVDETGVEVKDIELVMSQANVSRAKAVRALKNNSNDIVNAIMVSVQAFIP
- the NACA gene encoding nascent polypeptide-associated complex subunit alpha isoform X2 translates to MLYQVGLHNSPLFFSFPFLLYPLFCFSPPAVLPVSSALSVTAALGQPESALPPPCSLAPQQCPLATPNQPSPFLSPSSIVSTPFEAPFSQSSSGTALPLGVGPSPTDTPTFLPNLIGPPISPAALALASPMITPTVKGAHSSSAPLALVALAPHSVQKSSAYPLNPLSSPPLIAMAESGSVTSLSTPIASLEPKTSPVQAPLRVSPNPKGTPIPPGIVSAVPSQFGTPLASVQSGVASCPQMPSATPPAITPPQFKDMPISSALTSTKNPESLSLEGPLSSPAALSLSTQSVTVAPSVPPVSLTSLGSHLAPLHQSSLGSPIRPLGQTGPNVLSNPQVDTISADHSPVGASNPSQRSVIPPLPSRNEGVPASPLALSVEKDLSAVTDIASFSPSGSSNVAASSPLSPTASLILKGSPNATHHQPLVAQIPPPPGSPSLKEAPVCAVGAIPFVMTNPSTISAAPTTFEVASGMSPPISSGPISSKDSASSIMAPVAPKEFSTPQVTPLGIPVLPPVSSSENPKSLPASALVKLPTQKDTQTEPPSPVKGAPFTPAQAGLTTKKDSTLIPLALAAPKNPPSPQSTSSSLEIARSPEGTLAKKSLVEPLPVVTPAGTVPSPLGVNSPTSVIKTDPCASPDPTSLLLKSSLTTPNIATFALERAAAAGVAPAITKATSTPATTASPFLGDVSSAHKNHPDKKGSSTLTVLPLVPPASESCPVAPTVTLSPQNVSAFPAAMALAPEISKSEPFPSVPPQGAKKVHSISHTSALAPVASSPEGHPAKDSGASVNASSEGTSSADSPSPLGTSVSPQTKRHPTKNGSAPSTTLTLSPLSKSVPAIPDTPAANHSSPVSPVEASFLPETSLSFQVPKGSLAKKHSPTPSPKETPVTPSPKEAFTTPAVVPSSPKRTPATPSPKGTPTASAVAPSSPKGDPVTPSSPKESQAAPATKRAPATPSPKGTPTAPPVAPPSPKGGPGTPSPEETSTPPARTPSSPKESPATQSSRGASTAPAVAPPSPKEGQATPSPKETSTPPVMTPSSPKKSPAIQSPRGNPIAAPPSPNDSQATPAPKRTPAIPSPKGAPTASPGAPPSPKGGQATPSPEETSTPPAMTPSSPKKSPAAQPHSGGSTSQAVPPPSPKESQATPALKRAPATPSPRGAPTAPAVAPPSPKESPATQSPKRAPAVASPSPKGGQATPSPKETSTPPAMASSSPKKSPAAQPPSGAPTSQAVPPPSPKESQATLAPKRAPVTPSPKGAPTAPSVAPPSSKGGPGTPSSKETSTPPAMTPSSPKESPATQPPRGASTPQAMAPSSPKESQATPLPKRSPATPPPKGASTAPAVAPPSPKKSQATPTPKRAPATPSPKGGQATPSPKETSTAPAVAPSSPRESPTTQSPRGNPIAAPPSPKESQATPAPKRTPATPSPKGASTAPAVAPPSPKGGPATPSPKETSTPPAMTLSSKKAPAAPSLKGSLTPSAVTPSSHKESPATPAPKGASTPPAVTLSSPKESPASPAPKGTSATPSSKRTPGGTPSSKGASATPSPKRTPATPSKGAPTPSSEISPSPKEAPTSPGSVTCPLGSIAPQASKGLPAKKGSTALKAGLVAPAPESAPVITPPSEKGPLAKKNSASSPPVCPDPSAKNGTKGPLSTMAPGPLTVSAQKGSSKTPKTLPVSPLKSKESFHSPKSPLTLPLESVTSTPLATASSEKVLPKAGSASVPPAPTPSVSLPLAPSPVAPVLPKQQFLPSSPGLVLESPCKPSAPADEDELPPLIPPEPISGGVPFQSVLVNMPTPKPAGIPAPTPSAKQPVLKNNKGSGTESDSDESVPELEEQDSTQATTQQAQLAAAAEIDEEPVSKAKQSRSEKKARKAMSKLGLRQVTGVTRVTIRKSKNILFVITKPDVYKSPASDTYIVFGEAKIEDLSQQAQLAAAEKFKVQGEAVSNIQENTQTPTVQEESEEEEVDETGVEVKDIELVMSQANVSRAKAVRALKNNSNDIVNAIMELTM
- the NACA gene encoding nascent polypeptide-associated complex subunit alpha isoform X4 translates to MPGEATETVPATEQELPQPQAETAVLPVSSALSVTAALGQPESALPPPCSLAPQQCPLATPNQPSPFLSPSSIVSTPFEAPFSQSSSGTALPLGVGPSPTDTPTFLPNLIGPPISPAALALASPMITPTVKGAHSSSAPLALVALAPHSVQKSSAYPLNPLSSPPLIAMAESGSVTSLSTPIASLEPKTSPVQAPLRVSPNPKGTPIPPGIVSAVPSQFGTPLASVQSGVASCPQMPSATPPAITPPQFKDMPISSALTSTKNPESLSLEGPLSSPAALSLSTQSVTVAPSVPPVSLTSLGSHLAPLHQSSLGSPIRPLGQTGPNVLSNPQVDTISADHSPVGASNPSQRSVIPPLPSRNEGVPASPLALSVEKDLSAVTDIASFSPSGSSNVAASSPLSPTASLILKGSPNATHHQPLVAQIPPPPGSPSLKEAPVCAVGAIPFVMTNPSTISAAPTTFEVASGMSPPISSGPISSKDSASSIMAPVAPKEFSTPQVTPLGIPVLPPVSSSENPKSLPASALVKLPTQKDTQTEPPSPVKGAPFTPAQAGLTTKKDSTLIPLALAAPKNPPSPQSTSSSLEIARSPEGTLAKKSLVEPLPVVTPAGTVPSPLGVNSPTSVIKTDPCASPDPTSLLLKSSLTTPNIATFALERAAAAGVAPAITKATSTPATTASPFLGDVSSAHKNHPDKKGSSTLTVLPLVPPASESCPVAPTVTLSPQNVSAFPAAMALAPEISKSEPFPSVPPQGAKKVHSISHTSALAPVASSPEGHPAKDSGASVNASSEGTSSADSPSPLGTSVSPQTKRHPTKNGSAPSTTLTLSPLSKSVPAIPDTPAANHSSPVSPVEASFLPETSLSFQVPKGSLAKKHSPTPSPKETPVTPSPKEAFTTPAVVPSSPKRTPATPSPKGTPTASAVAPSSPKGDPVTPSSPKESQAAPATKRAPATPSPKGTPTAPPVAPPSPKGGPGTPSPEETSTPPARTPSSPKESPATQSSRGASTAPAVAPPSPKEGQATPSPKETSTPPVMTPSSPKKSPAIQSPRGNPIAAPPSPNDSQATPAPKRTPAIPSPKGAPTASPGAPPSPKGGQATPSPEETSTPPAMTPSSPKKSPAAQPHSGGSTSQAVPPPSPKESQATPALKRAPATPSPRGAPTAPAVAPPSPKESPATQSPKRAPAVASPSPKGGQATPSPKETSTPPAMASSSPKKSPAAQPPSGAPTSQAVPPPSPKESQATLAPKRAPVTPSPKGAPTAPSVAPPSSKGGPGTPSSKETSTPPAMTPSSPKESPATQPPRGASTPQAMAPSSPKESQATPLPKRSPATPPPKGASTAPAVAPPSPKKSQATPTPKRAPATPSPKGGQATPSPKETSTAPAVAPSSPRESPTTQSPRGNPIAAPPSPKESQATPAPKRTPATPSPKGASTAPAVAPPSPKGGPATPSPKETSTPPAMTLSSKKAPAAPSLKGSLTPSAVTPSSHKESPATPAPKGASTPPAVTLSSPKESPASPAPKGTSATPSSKRTPGGTPSSKGASATPSPKRTPATPSKGAPTPSSEISPSPKEAPTSPGSVTCPLGSIAPQASKGLPAKKGSTALKAGLVAPAPESAPVITPPSEKGPLAKKNSASSPPVCPDPSAKNGTKGPLSTMAPGPLTVSAQKGSSKTPKTLPVSPLKSKESFHSPKSPLTLPLESVTSTPLATASSEKVLPKAGSASVPPAPTPSVSLPLAPSPVAPVLPKQQFLPSSPGLVLESPCKPSAPADEDELPPLIPPEPISGGVPFQSVLVNMPTPKPAGIPAPTPSAKQPVLKNNKGSGTESDSDESVPELEEQDSTQATTQQAQLAAAAEIDEEPVSKAKQSRSEKKARKAMSKLGLRQVTGVTRVTIRKSKNILFVITKPDVYKSPASDTYIVFGEAKIEDLSQQAQLAAAEKFKVQGEAVSNIQENTQTPTVQEESEEEEVDETGVEVKDIELVMSQANVSRAKAVRALKNNSNDIVNAIMELTM
- the NACA gene encoding nascent polypeptide-associated complex subunit alpha isoform X3, with the translated sequence MPGEATETVPATEQELPQPQAETAVLPVSSALSVTAALGQPESALPPPCSLAPQQCPLATPNQPSPFLSPSSIVSTPFEAPFSQSSSGTALPLGVGPSPTDTPTFLPNLIGPPISPAALALASPMITPTVKGAHSSSAPLALVALAPHSVQKSSAYPLNPLSSPPLIAMAESGSVTSLSTPIASLEPKTSPVQAPLRVSPNPKGTPIPPGIVSAVPSQFGTPLASVQSGVASCPQMPSATPPAITPPQFKDMPISSALTSTKNPESLSLEGPLSSPAALSLSTQSVTVAPSVPPVSLTSLGSHLAPLHQSSLGSPIRPLGQTGPNVLSNPQVDTISADHSPVGASNPSQRSVIPPLPSRNEGVPASPLALSVEKDLSAVTDIASFSPSGSSNVAASSPLSPTASLILKGSPNATHHQPLVAQIPPPPGSPSLKEAPVCAVGAIPFVMTNPSTISAAPTTFEVASGMSPPISSGPISSKDSASSIMAPVAPKEFSTPQVTPLGIPVLPPVSSSENPKSLPASALVKLPTQKDTQTEPPSPVKGAPFTPAQAGLTTKKDSTLIPLALAAPKNPPSPQSTSSSLEIARSPEGTLAKKSLVEPLPVVTPAGTVPSPLGVNSPTSVIKTDPCASPDPTSLLLKSSLTTPNIATFALERAAAAGVAPAITKATSTPATTASPFLGDVSSAHKNHPDKKGSSTLTVLPLVPPASESCPVAPTVTLSPQNVSAFPAAMALAPEISKSEPFPSVPPQGAKKVHSISHTSALAPVASSPEGHPAKDSGASVNASSEGTSSADSPSPLGTSVSPQTKRHPTKNGSAPSTTLTLSPLSKSVPAIPDTPAANHSSPVSPVEASFLPETSLSFQVPKGSLAKKHSPTPSPKETPVTPSPKEAFTTPAVVPSSPKRTPATPSPKGTPTASAVAPSSPKGDPVTPSSPKESQAAPATKRAPATPSPKGTPTAPPVAPPSPKGGPGTPSPEETSTPPARTPSSPKESPATQSSRGASTAPAVAPPSPKEGQATPSPKETSTPPVMTPSSPKKSPAIQSPRGNPIAAPPSPNDSQATPAPKRTPAIPSPKGAPTASPGAPPSPKGGQATPSPEETSTPPAMTPSSPKKSPAAQPHSGGSTSQAVPPPSPKESQATPALKRAPATPSPRGAPTAPAVAPPSPKESPATQSPKRAPAVASPSPKGGQATPSPKETSTPPAMASSSPKKSPAAQPPSGAPTSQAVPPPSPKESQATLAPKRAPVTPSPKGAPTAPSVAPPSSKGGPGTPSSKETSTPPAMTPSSPKESPATQPPRGASTPQAMAPSSPKESQATPLPKRSPATPPPKGASTAPAVAPPSPKKSQATPTPKRAPATPSPKGGQATPSPKETSTAPAVAPSSPRESPTTQSPRGNPIAAPPSPKESQATPAPKRTPATPSPKGASTAPAVAPPSPKGGPATPSPKETSTPPAMTLSSKKAPAAPSLKGSLTPSAVTPSSHKESPATPAPKGASTPPAVTLSSPKESPASPAPKGTSATPSSKRTPGGTPSSKGASATPSPKRTPATPSKGAPTPSSEISPSPKEAPTSPGSVTCPLGSIAPQASKGLPAKKGSTALKAGLVAPAPESAPVITPPSEKGPLAKKNSASSPPVCPDPSAKNGTKGPLSTMAPGPLTVSAQKGSSKTPKTLPVSPLKSKESFHSPKSPLTLPLESVTSTPLATASSEKVLPKAGSASVPPAPTPSVSLPLAPSPVAPVLPKQQFLPSSPGLVLESPCKPSAPADEDELPPLIPPEPISGGVPFQSVLVNMPTPKPAGIPAPTPSAKQPVLKNNKGSGTESDSDESVPELEEQDSTQATTQQAQLAAAAEIDEEPVSKAKQSRSEKKARKAMSKLGLRQVTGVTRVTIRKSKNILFVITKPDVYKSPASDTYIVFGEAKIEDLSQQAQLAAAEKFKVQGEAVSNIQENTQTPTVQEESEEEEVDETGVEVKDIELVMSQANVSRAKAVRALKNNSNDIVNAIMVSVQAFIP